A genomic region of Caldicellulosiruptor acetigenus contains the following coding sequences:
- a CDS encoding aminotransferase class IV, which yields MEEFFRSYGFGLFPFETIYFDKKGAHFLYEHFVRFKRAFWILGLRFDLEFEKFKETLERYIACCGKDYGGVRILYVDGNLILEQKEIRYSKELFQKGFELKIARTRKDKANILNYIKTTNIGVNLIEEKSAKRKGFDSCLFLNQDDFICEAAFANIFFRKDKVIYTPHVLCGLLPGVVRKQVIRVSEKLGYMVKKAYLKIEDIKNMDECFITSSIAGIFPVLRIENIEFKQRSFAEYLVSIETFNRPWVC from the coding sequence TTGGAAGAGTTTTTCCGGTCATATGGCTTTGGGTTATTTCCTTTCGAAACAATCTATTTTGACAAAAAGGGTGCGCATTTTTTGTATGAACACTTTGTAAGATTTAAAAGAGCTTTCTGGATACTTGGGCTTAGGTTTGATTTGGAGTTTGAAAAGTTCAAGGAGACTTTAGAGAGGTATATAGCTTGTTGTGGGAAAGATTATGGTGGGGTGAGGATTTTATATGTTGATGGCAATTTGATTTTAGAGCAAAAGGAAATAAGGTATAGCAAAGAACTTTTCCAAAAAGGTTTTGAGCTAAAAATCGCACGGACAAGAAAAGATAAAGCTAATATACTAAACTATATAAAAACTACCAATATAGGTGTCAATTTGATAGAAGAAAAAAGTGCCAAGAGAAAAGGATTTGACAGCTGTCTTTTTCTCAATCAAGATGATTTTATATGCGAGGCAGCGTTTGCCAACATCTTTTTCAGAAAAGATAAGGTTATTTACACACCTCACGTTTTGTGCGGACTGCTTCCAGGTGTTGTAAGAAAACAGGTGATAAGGGTATCAGAGAAATTAGGATACATGGTAAAGAAGGCTTATTTGAAAATAGAAGATATTAAGAATATGGATGAGTGCTTTATTACAAGCAGCATAGCAGGTATTTTTCCTGTTTTGCGGATTGAAAACATTGAGTTTAAACAGAGAAGTTTTGCAGAATATTTAGTGAGTATAGAAACCTTTAATCGTCCGTGGGTATGCTGA
- a CDS encoding 4Fe-4S binding protein: MTKKVMPTQILRFFIQLISFIFFPLSFAMLLSQIKSLYLAFLGKENFQFNQNFIMLIVTLIITIFLGRFFCGWVCAFGSILEWIYFLGKKIFKKTFEMPKKLDDLLKMIKYLVLIYLIVMVWTFGKTFYADPWDSFDNLLSLNFDIKTYLPSFVFFVFVLILSLFVNRAHCRYFCPLGAIFNIISRAKLLFVKKADKNCGKCSICNSTCPMGIDMNNVENYKGECIACVKCVESCPRFNIQLNIAKTKIDPRYTSAAAIAGVFSVASFFATASSIEPLNQKITSLKPSTTFSQSTQSENNLDFQENQTESENTSLATQNSQEFNTQKSASKIYKDGTYTGEGFGYRPGLVVQVTIKNDKITDIQIISHHETPSFAQLPFEIIPKEIIESQSTNVDIISGATRTSYGIIMAVEDALSKAKIENTESAQN, encoded by the coding sequence GTGACAAAAAAGGTAATGCCAACACAAATACTAAGGTTTTTTATCCAGCTTATTTCATTTATTTTCTTTCCTCTTTCTTTTGCAATGCTTCTTTCTCAAATAAAAAGCCTGTATTTAGCCTTCTTGGGCAAGGAAAACTTTCAATTTAACCAGAACTTTATAATGCTTATTGTAACCCTGATTATCACAATCTTTTTGGGAAGGTTTTTTTGCGGCTGGGTATGTGCATTTGGAAGCATTTTGGAATGGATATATTTTTTGGGTAAGAAAATCTTTAAAAAGACATTTGAAATGCCTAAAAAATTAGATGACCTTCTTAAAATGATAAAATACCTTGTGCTTATATACCTTATTGTAATGGTATGGACGTTTGGAAAAACTTTTTATGCTGACCCCTGGGATTCCTTTGACAACCTGCTTTCTTTGAATTTTGATATAAAGACATACTTGCCAAGCTTTGTATTTTTCGTGTTTGTATTAATATTGAGCCTTTTTGTAAACAGAGCCCATTGCAGATACTTCTGCCCACTTGGTGCAATCTTCAATATAATCTCCAGAGCAAAGCTTTTATTTGTCAAAAAGGCAGACAAAAACTGTGGAAAGTGCAGTATATGTAATAGCACGTGCCCAATGGGAATAGATATGAATAATGTTGAAAATTACAAAGGTGAGTGCATAGCGTGTGTAAAATGCGTTGAAAGCTGTCCAAGATTTAATATTCAGCTGAACATCGCAAAGACCAAAATAGACCCACGGTATACTTCCGCCGCAGCCATTGCAGGCGTGTTTTCAGTTGCAAGCTTTTTTGCTACTGCTTCTTCTATTGAACCATTGAATCAAAAAATTACATCTTTAAAACCTTCAACAACTTTTTCGCAGAGTACTCAATCTGAAAATAACTTGGATTTTCAAGAAAATCAAACTGAATCAGAAAATACAAGTCTTGCTACACAAAATTCTCAGGAATTCAATACACAAAAATCTGCCTCTAAAATTTACAAAGATGGAACATATACAGGCGAAGGTTTTGGATACAGACCAGGGCTTGTTGTTCAGGTTACAATCAAAAACGATAAAATTACAGATATTCAAATAATCTCTCATCACGAAACACCAAGCTTTGCACAGCTGCCATTTGAGATTATTCCTAAGGAAATAATAGAGTCTCAGTCAACAAATGTTGATATTATCTCTGGTGCGACAAGAACGTCTTATGGTATTATCATGGCAGTTGAAGATGCACTCAGTAAGGCAAAGATTGAAAATACTGAATCGGCACAAAATTAA
- a CDS encoding FAD:protein FMN transferase, which produces MDTALISNETKIIKSMFALGTDIHFIFYQPNFESAFDRAYSLILDMENKLSIFKPKSLISKLNRYGNYIPIKVCPEVYQLIKKSVEYSVLSEGYFDITVKRLMDLWKEAKQKNQMPAKEEVELALLYTGSENIQLLSNYRVKLKNKVKLDFGAIAKGFLADKIREIFEQEGINSAIVDLGGHILTVGKKHDESLWKVGIRHPFKTREDVLGFLELGSISVVTSASYERYFTIDSKKLSHIINPKTGFPAKDDIASITVVDTNSTFADAISTALFAMGFKKAINFIQDSKTTEAVVVTPFREIYITPSLAQRFTLCDSSFRVIKTNEVIVL; this is translated from the coding sequence ATGGACACAGCCTTGATTTCAAATGAGACAAAGATTATAAAATCAATGTTTGCACTTGGCACAGACATTCATTTTATTTTTTATCAGCCAAACTTTGAAAGTGCATTTGACAGAGCCTACAGTCTTATTTTAGATATGGAAAATAAATTGTCCATTTTTAAGCCGAAGAGTTTGATATCAAAATTGAACAGATATGGAAATTATATCCCCATAAAAGTCTGCCCAGAGGTTTATCAGCTTATCAAAAAGTCGGTTGAGTACAGCGTACTTTCAGAAGGCTATTTTGATATAACAGTAAAAAGACTTATGGACCTTTGGAAAGAGGCAAAACAAAAAAATCAGATGCCAGCAAAAGAAGAAGTAGAACTTGCTCTTCTTTATACAGGCTCAGAAAACATACAACTTTTATCAAACTATAGAGTAAAGCTTAAAAACAAAGTCAAACTTGACTTTGGAGCTATTGCCAAAGGCTTTCTTGCAGACAAAATACGTGAGATTTTTGAACAGGAAGGTATAAATTCAGCAATTGTCGACCTTGGCGGGCATATATTGACAGTTGGGAAAAAACATGATGAGAGCCTTTGGAAGGTGGGAATTCGTCATCCTTTTAAAACAAGAGAAGATGTGCTGGGTTTTTTAGAGCTTGGCAGTATTTCAGTTGTAACTTCTGCAAGTTATGAGAGGTATTTTACCATTGACAGTAAAAAACTTTCACACATAATCAATCCAAAAACAGGCTTTCCTGCAAAAGATGACATTGCAAGTATAACCGTTGTTGACACAAACTCGACATTTGCAGATGCGATATCAACTGCTCTTTTTGCTATGGGATTTAAAAAGGCCATAAATTTCATACAGGACAGCAAGACCACTGAAGCTGTGGTTGTCACCCCTTTCCGTGAAATATATATAACACCATCGCTTGCACAAAGGTTTACCCTGTGTGACAGCTCATTTAGAGTTATCAAGACAAATGAGGTGATTGTTCTGTGA
- a CDS encoding TetR/AcrR family transcriptional regulator, producing the protein MLLRKEGRRAQKKLIKENRLLDAAYSLFIEKGITATAIDEIVKKAGVAKGTFYLYFKDKEDILEKLILKKSSEIVKKALQEVSSKEFPSPVDKFLFFLEYIIDYLSKNRVLFRFLKKDFSWVFYKKITENDQLVEIKKAKEMFLKNLNTNYSQEELEMVIFMILELVSSLTYSSIVNSEPAPIEKVKPLLLATIRKILEN; encoded by the coding sequence ATGCTTCTTAGAAAAGAAGGAAGAAGAGCTCAAAAAAAGTTAATCAAGGAAAACAGGCTTTTAGATGCTGCGTACAGCCTTTTTATTGAAAAGGGAATAACAGCCACTGCAATAGATGAAATTGTTAAAAAAGCTGGCGTTGCAAAGGGAACTTTTTATCTTTATTTCAAGGACAAAGAGGATATCCTGGAAAAGTTAATTCTCAAAAAAAGTAGCGAGATTGTCAAAAAAGCATTGCAGGAAGTCTCAAGCAAAGAATTTCCTTCGCCTGTTGACAAATTCTTGTTTTTTCTTGAGTACATTATAGATTATCTTAGTAAAAACAGAGTGCTATTTAGATTCTTAAAAAAGGATTTTTCATGGGTGTTTTATAAAAAGATTACCGAAAACGACCAGCTTGTTGAGATCAAAAAAGCAAAAGAGATGTTTTTGAAAAACCTCAATACAAACTATTCTCAAGAAGAACTTGAAATGGTAATCTTTATGATACTTGAACTTGTAAGCTCACTCACTTACTCGAGCATTGTCAACAGCGAGCCTGCTCCAATCGAAAAGGTAAAACCACTTCTTCTGGCCACAATTCGAAAAATTCTTGAAAATTGA
- a CDS encoding alpha/beta hydrolase: protein MIPLWENQNDIPLFDPANPFVPHLVPYIPESSKQLPCIIVFPGGGYTHRAQHESEPVCLWLNSIGISAFVLNYRVQPYKHPAPLLDAKRAIRLVRYFSKKWNIDPNRIGVLGFSAGGHLASLVGTHFDSGDKKNDDPVERVSCRPDCMVLCYPVISLAEFAHEGSKKALLGENPDPVLVWTLSSHNMVSSKTPPTFLWHTSDDSSVPVENSLLFAMALKKHGVPFELHIFPHGRHGLGLASDTLYVKEWTKLCEKWFESIGFIGYNV, encoded by the coding sequence ATGATACCACTATGGGAAAATCAAAATGATATTCCTCTTTTTGACCCTGCAAACCCGTTTGTGCCTCATCTTGTGCCTTACATACCTGAAAGTAGCAAGCAGCTACCTTGCATAATTGTCTTTCCTGGTGGTGGGTACACACACAGAGCACAGCACGAGTCAGAACCCGTTTGTCTTTGGCTAAACTCAATCGGAATTTCAGCATTTGTACTAAACTACAGAGTACAGCCTTACAAACACCCTGCTCCTCTTTTGGATGCAAAAAGAGCAATTCGACTTGTAAGATACTTTTCTAAGAAGTGGAATATTGACCCAAACAGAATTGGTGTTTTAGGATTTTCTGCAGGTGGGCACTTGGCATCTTTGGTTGGCACACACTTTGACAGTGGCGACAAGAAAAATGATGACCCTGTTGAAAGAGTTTCCTGCAGACCTGACTGTATGGTCCTGTGCTATCCCGTTATAAGCCTTGCTGAGTTTGCCCACGAAGGCAGCAAAAAAGCTCTGCTTGGTGAAAACCCCGACCCAGTTTTGGTGTGGACACTTTCATCACACAACATGGTTTCAAGCAAAACACCACCAACATTCTTGTGGCATACAAGCGATGATAGTAGCGTACCTGTCGAAAACTCTCTTTTGTTTGCAATGGCTCTAAAAAAACACGGGGTACCGTTCGAGCTTCACATTTTCCCTCACGGAAGACACGGACTTGGTCTTGCCAGCGACACTTTATATGTTAAAGAGTGGACAAAACTCTGCGAAAAATGGTTTGAAAGCATAGGGTTTATAGGATATAATGTTTGA
- a CDS encoding DUF1634 domain-containing protein, protein MENKKIAAMEDIISIVLRAGVLLSITVICAGLFMHIVLKLAAGSLIIKIGLYILFLTPFARLVVSLFIFLIEKDLIYFAITLAIIVIIVVSNLLVSAKM, encoded by the coding sequence ATGGAAAATAAAAAAATAGCAGCAATGGAAGATATAATAAGTATTGTTTTGAGAGCTGGAGTGCTGCTTAGTATAACTGTTATCTGTGCAGGGCTTTTTATGCACATTGTGCTAAAGCTTGCTGCGGGGAGCCTGATTATAAAAATAGGGCTTTATATTCTTTTTCTGACTCCTTTTGCAAGGCTTGTTGTCTCTCTTTTTATCTTCCTTATAGAAAAAGATTTGATATACTTTGCCATTACGTTGGCTATAATTGTGATTATAGTGGTAAGCAACCTGCTTGTATCAGCTAAAATGTGA
- a CDS encoding sulfite exporter TauE/SafE family protein yields MIAEVFFVSIIAGFVGSLLGIGGGLIVIPFLSIVFKFNMHQAAAAGLVSVIATSSGAASAYVKDRLTHLRIGMFLQLATVIGGVLGAILSGFLPAKVLSLIFGILLLYNSFLMIKNRKSDEKPQPSSLQISKWAKKLKLYGSYFDKIQNKEIEYSAQNITGGFLMMTLAGILSGLLGIGSGIFKVLALDTIMKLPFKVSTATSNFMMGVTALASISIYLARGDIVYDACGAVAVGVLVGSAIGARLMPYIKSKYLRIAFALILIYTSIEMIRKGLF; encoded by the coding sequence GTGATTGCAGAAGTATTTTTTGTGTCAATTATTGCAGGATTTGTAGGTTCTCTTCTGGGAATTGGTGGTGGGCTTATTGTCATCCCATTTTTGTCAATTGTGTTCAAGTTTAATATGCACCAGGCTGCTGCAGCCGGGCTTGTGTCAGTCATTGCAACATCGTCTGGTGCTGCATCTGCCTATGTCAAAGACAGGCTTACTCATCTTAGAATAGGAATGTTCTTGCAGCTTGCAACAGTTATTGGTGGTGTACTCGGAGCAATTCTGAGTGGTTTTTTGCCAGCAAAAGTGTTGTCGCTCATATTTGGAATTCTGCTTTTATACAATTCATTTTTGATGATAAAAAATAGAAAGTCTGATGAAAAGCCACAACCATCAAGCCTTCAAATATCCAAATGGGCAAAGAAATTAAAACTTTATGGAAGCTATTTTGATAAGATTCAAAACAAAGAAATAGAATACAGTGCACAAAATATTACAGGTGGCTTTCTGATGATGACACTCGCAGGGATACTTTCAGGGCTTTTGGGCATTGGCAGCGGTATTTTTAAGGTTTTAGCTCTTGACACCATAATGAAACTGCCTTTCAAGGTTTCAACTGCAACAAGCAATTTCATGATGGGTGTGACTGCTCTGGCCAGTATTAGCATATATCTTGCAAGAGGCGATATTGTGTATGATGCATGTGGGGCTGTTGCAGTTGGCGTGCTTGTAGGTTCTGCAATAGGTGCGCGGCTTATGCCTTACATAAAATCAAAGTACCTTCGCATAGCATTTGCCCTGATTTTAATTTATACCTCTATTGAAATGATTAGAAAGGGGCTGTTTTAG
- a CDS encoding thioesterase family protein: protein MKKPELQVGLKFEIEEVVSDNMLASHFQSGLLDVFATPSMIALMEKAALLCVENYLEEGYTTVGSKVDILHLAPTPKGMKVKAVAQLIAIEDRKLTFKVEAYDSFEKIGEGVHERFIVNRERFLNKAYQKVR, encoded by the coding sequence TTGAAAAAGCCAGAACTTCAAGTTGGACTTAAATTTGAGATTGAGGAAGTAGTAAGTGATAACATGCTTGCTTCTCATTTTCAAAGCGGACTTTTGGATGTCTTTGCAACTCCTTCAATGATAGCGCTGATGGAAAAGGCAGCACTTCTTTGTGTTGAAAACTATTTAGAAGAAGGTTATACCACGGTTGGAAGCAAAGTGGATATTTTGCATTTAGCGCCTACTCCAAAGGGAATGAAAGTGAAAGCAGTTGCTCAGCTGATTGCCATTGAAGACAGAAAACTCACATTTAAAGTAGAGGCGTATGACAGCTTTGAAAAGATTGGGGAAGGAGTTCACGAAAGGTTTATTGTAAATCGCGAAAGATTTTTAAACAAAGCATATCAAAAGGTTAGGTGA
- a CDS encoding formate--tetrahydrofolate ligase gives MKSISKVQETTLEPISKIAEKIGLDEDDIELYGKYKAKISLDVLKKKAEVEDGKVILVTSINPTPFGEGKTTTAIGLSMAINRLGFKSIVTLREPSLGPFLGLKGGATGGGACQILPSIDINLHFTGDIHAVTTANNLLCAAIDNHIYHGNSLGINPKSITIKRAMDMNDRSLRHIIVGLSNDQKGAIREDGFVISVASEVMAVLCLSMSYDELREKLGNILIGFTYDKKPVYAKDLNVHGSMALLLKDALKPNLVQTSENTTAIVHGGPFANIAHGTNSIVATRIAQKLSDYVVVEAGFGSDLGAEKFVNIVARKSGIYPHAAVLVVTAKALKHHARIEENGGLQSDVNSIQRGLENLEKHIENLKVMGLETVVALNRFPDDTDEEIVLIRSFCEQKGVEFSVSTAYTHGSEGVLELAEKVIELSNKRKKINFVYQDSDSIEEKIKKVATIIYGAKDVQFSKAAVSKLELIKNLNIEHFPVCMSKTQYSLSDDPKALGRPKDFVLNVTDIEIKNGAGFVVVMCGDIIAMPGLGKDFVALHLDIDSSGNPIFK, from the coding sequence ATGAAAAGCATATCAAAAGTGCAGGAGACCACCCTTGAGCCTATATCTAAGATTGCAGAAAAAATAGGCCTTGATGAGGATGACATTGAGCTTTATGGAAAGTACAAGGCAAAAATCAGTTTGGATGTCCTCAAGAAAAAAGCAGAAGTAGAAGACGGCAAGGTTATTTTAGTGACATCTATCAATCCAACACCTTTTGGAGAGGGGAAAACAACAACTGCAATTGGCCTTTCGATGGCAATAAACAGGCTGGGATTTAAATCTATTGTTACTTTGAGAGAACCTTCCTTAGGCCCGTTTTTGGGTTTGAAAGGTGGGGCAACAGGGGGCGGTGCGTGTCAGATTTTGCCCTCAATTGATATAAACCTTCACTTTACAGGAGATATTCATGCTGTGACAACTGCCAACAATCTTCTTTGTGCTGCCATTGACAATCATATTTATCATGGAAATAGCCTTGGAATAAATCCAAAGTCTATAACCATAAAAAGAGCAATGGATATGAATGATAGAAGTCTTCGGCACATCATAGTTGGACTTTCAAATGACCAAAAAGGTGCTATAAGAGAAGATGGTTTTGTTATCTCTGTTGCTTCTGAAGTTATGGCAGTTTTGTGCCTTTCGATGAGTTATGATGAGCTTAGAGAGAAACTTGGAAATATCTTGATAGGCTTTACCTATGACAAAAAACCGGTGTATGCTAAGGATTTGAACGTCCATGGGAGCATGGCTCTTTTGTTAAAAGATGCGCTAAAACCAAACCTTGTGCAGACCTCTGAAAATACCACGGCAATTGTCCATGGTGGACCGTTTGCAAACATTGCGCACGGTACAAACAGCATTGTTGCAACAAGAATTGCTCAAAAACTTTCTGATTATGTTGTTGTTGAAGCAGGTTTTGGTTCTGATTTGGGAGCAGAAAAATTTGTTAATATTGTTGCAAGAAAATCTGGAATATACCCGCACGCTGCTGTTCTGGTTGTGACAGCAAAAGCTTTAAAACATCATGCGAGAATTGAAGAAAATGGTGGTCTGCAGAGTGATGTAAATTCTATTCAACGAGGGCTTGAGAATTTAGAAAAGCACATTGAAAATCTCAAAGTCATGGGACTTGAGACAGTGGTGGCTTTAAATAGGTTTCCGGATGATACAGATGAAGAGATTGTGCTTATCAGGTCTTTTTGTGAACAAAAAGGTGTGGAATTTTCAGTATCAACTGCATATACTCACGGGTCAGAAGGTGTGCTTGAGCTTGCTGAAAAGGTTATAGAGCTGAGCAATAAAAGAAAAAAAATAAACTTTGTTTACCAAGATAGCGATTCTATTGAAGAGAAAATTAAAAAAGTTGCAACCATCATCTATGGTGCAAAAGATGTACAGTTTTCTAAAGCGGCTGTGTCAAAACTTGAGCTTATAAAAAATCTCAATATTGAACATTTTCCAGTTTGTATGTCAAAAACTCAGTATTCGCTTTCTGATGACCCGAAAGCGCTTGGAAGACCAAAGGATTTTGTTCTAAATGTCACAGATATAGAAATAAAAAATGGAGCTGGATTTGTGGTTGTCATGTGCGGTGATATAATAGCAATGCCGGGGCTTGGAAAAGACTTTGTAGCTCTTCATCTTGACATCGACAGTAGCGGAAATCCAATTTTTAAGTAA
- a CDS encoding aminotransferase class I/II-fold pyridoxal phosphate-dependent enzyme, with protein sequence MIDTTKFSLADFMKSEDKNIMELAKEFWEYKEDYVRRRHYQYRRVSITGSGPTMKIIDHYTGQVKEMINLASNDYLNLTKHPRTIKAGIEAVKKYGTGAGSVPLLGGTLDIHVELEKKLAKFKGCEDALIYTSGYGSNLGTISAILHEKDVAILDMYVHASIIDGCRNTNVEFFRHNNMDSLEKVLKKVKDKYNTKLVIVDGVYSMDGDIAPLDQIVEIAHAYGAFVMVDEAHATGVIGKNGRGTPEHCNVEGKVDIVAGTLSKALGAVGGFIATNKELVNYLHFYSRAYMFSTAPTPQATASLIEALNVIEEEPELRQRLWDNIRYFRENLLKLGFNLGNQQTAIFPIIIGDDYKVKEMCRELHEAGIYVNPVFYPAVPRRLSRIRMSVTAGHTKEHLDRTLDVLEHLGKKYGII encoded by the coding sequence ATGATTGATACCACAAAATTTTCACTTGCAGATTTTATGAAGAGTGAAGATAAAAACATTATGGAGCTTGCAAAGGAATTCTGGGAGTACAAGGAAGATTATGTCAGAAGAAGACATTATCAATACAGAAGAGTTTCAATCACAGGGTCAGGTCCAACCATGAAGATTATCGACCACTACACAGGACAGGTTAAAGAGATGATAAACCTTGCATCAAACGATTATCTCAACCTTACAAAACATCCAAGGACAATTAAAGCAGGAATTGAAGCTGTCAAAAAGTATGGTACAGGTGCAGGGTCTGTGCCGCTTCTTGGTGGAACACTTGACATTCATGTGGAGCTTGAAAAGAAGCTTGCAAAGTTCAAAGGCTGTGAAGATGCTCTAATTTACACAAGCGGTTATGGCTCAAATTTGGGGACAATTTCAGCAATTCTGCACGAAAAGGACGTTGCTATACTTGACATGTATGTGCACGCAAGCATAATTGATGGGTGTAGAAACACAAATGTGGAGTTTTTCAGACACAACAATATGGATTCTTTGGAAAAGGTTTTGAAGAAGGTTAAGGACAAGTACAACACAAAACTTGTCATTGTTGATGGTGTATATTCCATGGACGGTGACATTGCGCCGCTTGACCAGATTGTTGAGATAGCACACGCCTATGGTGCGTTTGTCATGGTTGATGAGGCTCATGCAACAGGTGTGATTGGCAAAAATGGAAGAGGAACACCTGAACATTGCAACGTGGAAGGCAAGGTTGATATAGTTGCAGGGACTTTATCTAAAGCGCTTGGTGCTGTCGGTGGATTTATTGCAACAAACAAAGAGCTTGTAAACTACTTGCACTTTTACTCAAGAGCATACATGTTTTCAACAGCTCCAACGCCGCAGGCAACAGCTTCTTTGATTGAAGCATTAAATGTAATTGAAGAGGAACCAGAGCTTCGCCAAAGACTTTGGGACAACATCAGGTATTTTAGGGAAAACCTTTTAAAGCTTGGATTTAACCTTGGTAACCAGCAAACTGCTATTTTCCCAATAATTATAGGGGATGATTATAAGGTAAAAGAGATGTGCAGAGAGCTTCATGAAGCAGGGATATATGTAAATCCTGTGTTTTATCCTGCTGTGCCAAGAAGACTTTCGAGAATTAGAATGTCTGTCACAGCTGGGCATACAAAAGAGCATCTTGACAGAACATTAGATGTTCTTGAACACTTGGGCAAGAAATACGGTATAATTTAA
- a CDS encoding zinc-dependent alcohol dehydrogenase, which yields MKAVVFDANVAKYIRTLLLGKISKKFFYNRFSCILLKDIPEPQLPSENYVKIKTTYAGICGSDLNLIFLHDSPSTSPFASFPFVIGHENLGVIVEKGKAVSEFEIGDRVIVDPVLDCDARELPRCSSCQEEEFSTCLNITEGKLSPGTIMGACSSTGGSWGEYFVAHKSQVIKVPATVKDEEAILVDPLASALHPVMRNFPKDSEKVLVYGAGIIGLLVIWSLRKLGSSADITAIAKYDFQADLAIEFGANRVVKPKEGYLDELAKVACAKVFQPMIGDKVLLGGFDKVFDCVGSKKTIRDGMWLTKQRGSYILVGLASTVKDLDLTPIWFKELNVKGAYCYSTENINEYRMSTYQLALSLIQQHGIPYEKLITHYFRLEDYQKAIEVASSKGSEKSIKVVFKFL from the coding sequence ATGAAAGCAGTTGTGTTTGATGCAAATGTTGCAAAGTACATAAGAACTCTTTTGCTTGGTAAAATTTCCAAGAAGTTTTTTTACAATAGATTTTCGTGTATTCTACTGAAAGACATTCCTGAACCACAGCTTCCTTCAGAAAACTATGTAAAAATAAAAACCACTTATGCAGGAATTTGCGGCTCTGACTTAAATCTCATATTTTTGCACGACTCACCCTCAACCTCACCTTTTGCTTCATTTCCTTTCGTCATAGGGCACGAGAATCTTGGAGTGATAGTTGAAAAAGGCAAAGCTGTTTCCGAGTTTGAAATAGGTGACAGAGTCATTGTTGACCCGGTGCTTGACTGTGATGCACGAGAACTTCCAAGATGCAGCTCTTGCCAGGAAGAGGAGTTTTCAACCTGTCTTAATATAACAGAAGGAAAACTTTCACCTGGCACAATTATGGGAGCGTGCAGCTCAACAGGCGGGTCGTGGGGTGAATATTTTGTTGCGCACAAATCGCAGGTTATAAAGGTACCTGCTACTGTAAAAGATGAGGAGGCAATTTTGGTTGACCCATTAGCCTCGGCTTTGCATCCTGTTATGAGAAATTTTCCAAAAGATAGCGAAAAAGTTTTGGTTTATGGAGCTGGGATAATTGGTCTTTTGGTTATTTGGAGCTTGAGAAAGCTTGGAAGCTCAGCAGATATCACAGCCATTGCAAAATATGACTTTCAGGCAGATTTGGCAATAGAGTTTGGTGCAAACAGAGTGGTAAAGCCAAAGGAAGGGTATTTAGATGAGCTTGCGAAAGTAGCTTGCGCCAAAGTATTTCAGCCAATGATTGGTGATAAGGTCTTGCTTGGCGGGTTTGACAAGGTATTTGACTGTGTAGGGTCGAAAAAGACCATTAGGGATGGCATGTGGCTTACAAAACAGCGAGGAAGCTATATTCTTGTTGGGCTTGCATCAACTGTGAAGGATTTAGATTTGACTCCAATTTGGTTTAAAGAACTGAATGTCAAAGGTGCTTACTGTTATAGCACAGAAAACATAAATGAATATAGAATGTCCACGTATCAGCTTGCCCTAAGCCTTATTCAGCAGCACGGAATTCCTTATGAGAAGCTTATTACCCATTATTTTAGACTTGAGGATTATCAGAAAGCCATTGAGGTTGCGTCATCTAAGGGTAGTGAAAAGAGTATAAAGGTTGTGTTTAAATTTTTGTGA